The Rhodamnia argentea isolate NSW1041297 chromosome 10, ASM2092103v1, whole genome shotgun sequence sequence TACTCATTCTGTTGGTTTCTTGAAGCCCTAGAGCCTATATAGAAACATGATCAAACAAGAAAAGATCATAAGTTATCCCTTTTTTGTCCCTCCAAGGGAGATTAAgctaaattaatttcaatttgaaagGATGGAATAGTATAGAACTTGATGAAGTTGTATAGCTCACTGTGAAGTTACCTCTTTTGTCGTCGAAGCGAAAGACATTATGAACGATGTAATCGACACGAACTTGTCTTAATCAAGGACTTCGACATCGATCTCATTAATAAGCAACTCGACAAATTAATTTAGTGGAAAGCAAAGAGAGATTAGAAACACCAGTGATAGCTTTAAGGCAACCTCAAAGAACGGCTAAAGGAAGGAtgatgagggaaaaaaaaattgtgtgcgACATGTTTTGCGGTCGAAGGAAAGGGTAAGGACCATGTCCATGTGCGATGCCAATTTCTCTCGTACCTCGTAGTGTTTCACACGCAAAAGCCTTGAAATGTTATTAGGGTCCCTATGCTTCACCCATCCCAATTAGGGTTATAACTTTGAGAAACTGCTTAAAAGGTAAGGAAGCTAATATATTGTATCTACTTTCATAGTATTTTGTTCTAGCATTAGTGTAGAATAACTTCTCCAAGTCATCACTCATCAGGGTGAAAATTCCACATCAAATTCGCTTATAAAGTATGTTAATTGAAACTTTTAAGAGGTAGGAATCACTAAGATATGTCATTTAAAGCAGAGTTATTGATTTTTTGCTGCACCATTATATGTATGATACGCATTAGTTAAGCTCTTCGGTTTGACTTTTTAACATTGATACGAGTCGGGTTCTGTCTTAGCTTATTTCGCGTGTATGGCCCCCCGTTCATCAAATATCATGTGTCATTCTTTATACAGCTTGCACATAGGAGGGAATGTTAAGATATCCACATtaccaattaaaatttttagattggactttctaacagcatcttttttttttactagtatATCtcggttgtttgtttatttttgtaaaaataagtCGGTGTGTGGCGATACTCTCCCTATCAACTTCAAGCAAGTTGTGTGTCATATAGGAGTCGGATTTCTCTCGATAAATCCATGTCATGCTCCTATGTCGTGAAGAATTAACGCTTCAAATCAATTTACAATCTACTTTAACCCTTTGGCATTTGTCATGAAAAATCAACCGGTCGGTGGTTGAATTTGAAGTCTCATCCTTCTTATGTCTCAAAAACCGAAAATGAACAATAAAAATTCTccatctctcactctctctccttcccctcTAAATCTGCAAACCCTGATCCACTGGTACTTCTCTCTACCATGAAGACTGAGAAAAACCTAATATTAAACTAGAGAATGCATTGCATGTGGTCTCCTTTGAGATtagagaattttcttttttattaatccAATCACCAGACTGCCCATACACTCTGCAATTTTTCTCATCAGTCCTGCAATAAAAAGATCGCTCACAGCTTACTTCTAAGCATTCTCACTCCTTCCTCTCCTTTCTAATTCTCTGCCCCCTTTCGCTCTTATCAACCAGGTGAGCTCTTGTTGACTGGGAGGCAGAAAGAAGATGGGGGAAGAGGCAAAACAGGTAATGTGGGATTTTGAATATGGCCCTCTTGTTTTTTGGTTTGGAATGGATGAGTTAGATGCGACTCTTTTTTGTCCtacaatttttcatgatatagGAAGAGGTTAAGGCAAAGGCCAAGCcagaggagaagaaggaagagccACCACAGCCACCCTCTCCAGTCGTCTTGTATATCGACCTGCATTGTGTTGGGTGTGCCAAGAAAATTGAGAAGCTCATCATGAAAATAAGAGGTACATACTTCTCTCTTAACCAAGGCCCTCACTATCATGATCCCGACAACGCGAAATTCTTAGATTGACTAATTCTACAATCGATGTGGTAAAACACCATCCACATTAGCCTCTAGGAAATTTCAGTCATGGCGTGTGTGACGTGATAATGATATGTAGGAGTGGAAGCAGTGGTGATCGATATGGCTCAAAACCAAGTGACATTGAAAGGCGTAGTCGATCCTCAAGTGGCTTGTAACATGATCATGAAGAGAACCAAGCGGAGAGTCAAAGTTATATCTCCTTCGTTACCTGCGGCCGAAGGCGAAGCAGCAGCTCCACAACTTGGCAGTTCACAGGTTTCAGCCCTCTCACTCACATTGACCTTGTTTTAACACCTtatttctctcaaatttgatCTAGTGATGCCCTCTCACTCACATTGACCTTGTTTTAACACCTtatttctctcaaatttgatCTAGTGATGCCGATTATATCAATTGTAGAGAGAGCGACTTGTCTATAGGTCTAATATGGACTAAGTTTTTCCATGACTCAGGTTTGTGGATCGACGACTGTGGAGCTGAATGTGAACATGCATTGCGAGGCCTGTGCCGAGCAACTTAAAAGAAAGATCCTCAAAATGAGAGGTATTAAACCCTAAAGAAGAGAGATTCATTGCATGCACACGATTTACATATTGTTCCTTTTGCTCAATTGTAGATTTCGTGGACGAAATCAATCCTACTAAAAGAAACCAAAGTGAACCATATCTTGTTTTCGACAAATTGATTTACAATTTTTGCGGCGCTTATAGGAGTTCAAACAGCTGCGACAGAACTTAGTACCGGGAAGGTCACAGTGACGGGAACCATGGAAGCAGACAAGCTCGTCGACTATGTCTACCGAAGGACCAGAAAGCAAGCCCGGATAGTTCCTCGACCCGAACCTGAACTcgaaaagaaagaggaggagaaggaagctGAGAAGCCGGCAGAGGAAACGAAAGCcgagggaaagaaagaagagaatggtGAGCAGAAGAGTGAGGATAAGccagaagaaaagaagggaaacaaGGGCGAAGAGGAAGGTGGTGGCGAGAGCAAGGAAGAGGAGGCcgagaaggaaggagaagaagaacaagaagcagCAACGGCGAATCATACTATTGTGGATGACGAGGGTATGAGGAGGATGATGCATTATTATCAGTCACTCTATGTCATTGAGAGACTCCCACCTCCTCAGCTCTTCAGTGATGAGAACCCCAATGCTTGCTGCATCTCCTAGTCTTCGTCAATGTCCAAAGGGTTGCAACATcaatgaaataattaatcatcCTTTGTATCTCGATCTAATTTTTCATACATGATGAGTATTTTCAATACATCCTAGCACATATCTTGACGATATAATGGGTAATTTATGATAGACGGGCAGGGGAAGTGTTAAAATGTAGTATACATCGATGGACTTCAATACCCTAGCTATTttattaaattggtataatGACTAATTCGTGGGTGAACTGTGATAGCTGTTTTAAATAAGCGAATCGTATTCAAAATGTTCAACTTAGGTCGGTCAGGTCATTTTGTGTACAATTTTTATAAATCACTATTAGCATTTTTGGGATTATTTAGCGCATCATCTGGCAACTGCTAGCTAGATCCTGTCCTCCCTTTTCCCACGCTAGTATAACTGCTCGCATCTCGTTGGGCTTTGTGTACGAGCAGGGATGAATATTCCACCTTTATAGCATTCATCCACGGAATGTATTGGTTTCGGTTCGTTTAGAACATGAAAGTTTAAGACAAAAATTACGTTCTACATATTTTGCACAGACCATTTACGCTACATAAATTCCATAAAGCAGTCTAACTAAGGTCTGGACTCAAGATCACCTCTTAAGATCTTCACAAGATCGAGATGTGCTTTTCGCATGATTTTCAAACTCTAGGCAAGTTAATTAACAACCGATGAATGTGTTGAGATACGCGTGTGACTTGTGTTAGAGATATCttacatcggagaattgattgATATGGAGTatttaatatattcaagttggccCACAATTCgatggcttaagcttttaagtgaaggtagacgcggccggttcggtggaaccgccggttccggttcaggaaccggccgtgaaaaatggcggttccggttcggaaccgccggttcattccgattcatttttaataataatttttaaaataataaataataaaataaatataataaattataaattataaaatacaattaaattgtacattgtaataaaatatgggaaaaaaaaaaaaagaaggaatgggcttgaacttaatgaattatcattaagcgacctacatatcttcttggggatagaagaatcaaagcccatgtagttctttttacctttgagaaccccaacttacctcatcgtcaatcgtcgctacccgttgtggtacccgtggcggtggtatctccaacatcatcgctaaaaaattcgtgttcacgatctaactcttggtgtcgatatttcgccctcgtccaatcgccgacacaagcttgagcttccacagagtccgggcttaatcttgaacggcgagagtccaaaattaatcctccaaaactaaatgcttgttcaaccgcaaccgttgaagaaggggttgctaatatttgacgagcgatgagggcgagaactggatactcgatttggtgactcttccaccacttggggatttcgaaatctgtactatgttctgcatcacgaaactcaaattgagtggttaaatatttttctaattcagaaatattacctgttgcccctttttgttttttttgcctactcttaagcatagtataccctctactaagtgaactaccaccttcgctacgtgaggcggtagattgtaaagatccggaatcacttaaaccatatctactacaaaattctccatataatgctactatagattctttaacatgtcctaatatatttaaaatatctattgaatcatccaaatgtaaacaatcatgataatacacattcaaataatcttgtaaaccgtctaatttaatacgtggatcaaaaacaataccaactaaatagacaagaggaatttgcaaataataatgcaaccatttttctcgcattactaaaatagtttgacctaattcggtatctttttcatattcactaaaaacactactaatattaacacactctattaaaaataaatgcgttgtaggataataaataccagataaagtcttagtagcatcattaaaaattttcaaaatatctaaaattttcttgcaaacgtcccaatgttgaggaagtaaagtaatttcgggaatattttgtgaaataaacatacataataaatctttatattcaaaagtttgccgaagcaactcgtacgtagaattccaacgagtcggaatatcttttggaaatcttcttggccttctcccattttgtttacaaaattttccccatgatttcatacattggggacgactccataaaaatttaattgcactttttattggggcgagagaagtgtcaagagttcgtaaaccattttgtacacataaatttaaaacatgacaagcacatctaatgtgaaaaaattgtccgccaaaagtgggtttgcaaatattttctaattcgggaatagaagcggtatttgcggcggcattatcaaaaccaattgaaaatactttatttattaaattatattcttctaaaacttgcctaattattctataaatattatgagccgaatggctttcatcaaaaactcggaatgcaataagtctttttgaatcatccaattgtcatctatccaatgacacgtgacacccatataacaatgaatttgccaaggatcactccaaatatcgctacctatatgcacacgtccattgaattccgcaaaaaattttgctaaagatttttttccttttttataaagatgaaaaacttcgcgtttaagagtattttttggaatagttggcgcttggaACCAACgcaagtatttatcaaatatttcatattaaaattttcaccagtattaaacggagcatgatcaagggcaacatattcacctaatgtttgtttataaagtgcttcagtgaaacgaaataaaggatgaggcttagaagtggcgtacccggaaatttgttgttgcgtattgtcgatccccgcttgcgttggatgttttttcgtcaaatgccgacggaatgttccgtaaccgtctcctttcgtgaatttataagtttgcgaacaatatttacattttacattatacttaccttcgacttcatcacgtacctt is a genomic window containing:
- the LOC125312427 gene encoding heavy metal-associated isoprenylated plant protein 9-like, whose amino-acid sequence is MGEEAKQEEVKAKAKPEEKKEEPPQPPSPVVLYIDLHCVGCAKKIEKLIMKIRGVEAVVIDMAQNQVTLKGVVDPQVACNMIMKRTKRRVKVISPSLPAAEGEAAAPQLGSSQVCGSTTVELNVNMHCEACAEQLKRKILKMRGVQTAATELSTGKVTVTGTMEADKLVDYVYRRTRKQARIVPRPEPELEKKEEEKEAEKPAEETKAEGKKEENGEQKSEDKPEEKKGNKGEEEGGGESKEEEAEKEGEEEQEAATANHTIVDDEGMRRMMHYYQSLYVIERLPPPQLFSDENPNACCIS